DNA from Candidatus Cloacimonadota bacterium:
GCATCCGCACTGCCGGCTTTTGCCTGTTCCCCTTTATACCAATCACTATCCAGTTCTGTACTATCCATCTTGATAAGATAGATTTTGTCGCCTTCTTTACGTAAATGGACTATCCTTAGGATTGTACCATCCTGAAAAATACCGAAGGCTTCTTTGGGTAGTTTTTTCATTTACACAGTCCTCATTATATTACAGACATCAGTTGATGCATCCGTTTCTTGTTATTTGCATAGTTCAGAGCTGTCTGCTGGCTTATATGACCTTTTTGATACAAAGTCTTCAAATCCTGTTCCAAAGTACACATCCCCAGTTTCTTACCTTCCACCATCATCTGATAGATCTCGCCGATATTCTTGTTTCGGATGGCAGCTTGCACACTGGAATCCACCGATAGAATTTCCTTGGCCAAAGTAAGCTTTCCGTCCGTAGTAGGCACCAGTTTCTGGCTCATACACACGGTTAACACATCCGCCAGACGGTTTCTTACTCTTTCTTGGGAATCTGTGGGAAACTCTGCCACAATGCGGTGGACACTATCTATGGCAGAGCTGGTGTGTAGAGTAGTAAAGGCTTTGTGGCCGCTATCGGTTATTTCCAAAACCGTGGCTATGGTTTGAGGATCGCGCATCTCCCCCACTACGATGATATCCGGATCCTGACGCAGAGCTTCCACGGCTCCGTGTTCAAAACTAAGCACATCCACCCCGACCTCACGATGGCGCACCAAACAGTTTTTGGAATGGTGCACATACTCGATGGGGGAATCGATGGAAACGATGTGCCCGTTATTCTGCCGGTTATTCATATCGATGATGGCGTTTAAGGTGGTAGATTTTCCGCTGCCGGTGATGCCGGTAATCAGCACAAGGCCAGTTTTTTCATAGCGCAGGTTCATACGGTTTGCCACTACTTCCGGGATGCCCAATTGTTCCATGACCAAAAGATTGTCGTTGATCCTGCGGAAGTTTGCACCCAGAGCGTTACGGTCAAAGAAAGCGGTTCCGCGAAATCTCACTTCGTTGCCCCCGATATCGAAGGCCAAGGGGAAATCCAAGCTCTTTTGCATAAAGAGTCGGGACCGTTGCGCCGGAGACAGCCAACTGATGATAAGTGTATTGGTATCGATGAGGGAAAACTCGCCCAAGTCCTCCACAGGTTTTTTATTACCAAATACCCGCATCCAGATCTTATTTGAACAACCAGGAGCTCCCAAATCCACATCGGAGGCTTCCATTTCCCGCGCTTTACGCAAGATGTACTTTAGCAAATCCCGGCATTCATTCTCCCGT
Protein-coding regions in this window:
- a CDS encoding PilT/PilU family type 4a pilus ATPase, producing MMRLSFTEALSKDIPSNYQGVEVCEIISQWLLHHSERENECRDLLKYILRKAREMEASDVDLGAPGCSNKIWMRVFGNKKPVEDLGEFSLIDTNTLIISWLSPAQRSRLFMQKSLDFPLAFDIGGNEVRFRGTAFFDRNALGANFRRINDNLLVMEQLGIPEVVANRMNLRYEKTGLVLITGITGSGKSTTLNAIIDMNNRQNNGHIVSIDSPIEYVHHSKNCLVRHREVGVDVLSFEHGAVEALRQDPDIIVVGEMRDPQTIATVLEITDSGHKAFTTLHTSSAIDSVHRIVAEFPTDSQERVRNRLADVLTVCMSQKLVPTTDGKLTLAKEILSVDSSVQAAIRNKNIGEIYQMMVEGKKLGMCTLEQDLKTLYQKGHISQQTALNYANNKKRMHQLMSVI